ATGCGTGAACACAGGCCTGAATATGAATGGTTGCGCAAACACACCAGCACCGAGGATATGATGCTTTACCTGAATGATCACCTGAAGTTATTCAACGCCAGCCGATCCAAAGAGTAGTGATCCAGGCCCTCCGCCGGCCGTTTACCTGGGGCGGAGAATATTGCCGATCTTTAGTTTCAGATCATATAACGAGCCTCCGCGTGATACCAGTACCCGGCATGTTGTATTCGCATGCTGCAGTAACGATTTGTATGTTTGAATATCTGCTGAAAAGTGATTGTTAATGCTAATGATCTTGTCGCCGGGTAAAAAACCGGCTTTACCGGCAGGAGATCCTTTAACGATATCTACAACGGTAATGATATCTTCAATCAGATAGATACTCATTCCGGTATAAGAGTAATCAAAAGCTTCCAGGTAGCTCTGGTTTGGTTTTATGTGAATGGTTTGCTCAGCATAGTTGAGCACTACGTTAAACCGGCGCATGATATCATTACCCAGCAAGCCGCCCAGCGAAGGATAAGAGGTGACATTAAAATCGTCATCGAAAATATAGACCGGCACCCGCCGGAACCGGTAAGGTCCTATTTTCAGTTCCTTAATAAAGGTAATCTCCATACTTTTTTTACCGCCCAATCCTTCAGCCTGGGTTGGTAATAGTTGCCGTTTGGGCGACAACAGCCCGCTGTCGCGTATAAAACTTCGGGAAAAAAGCATGCACAGTCCTGCGCCGGTATCCAGGTAGTATTTTGCCGTTATCTTTTTCGCATCTTTTGTTGTAACGGGTTGAAAAGGCAAAGCGGAGAAACCGGGTTTAAGAAAGTATCCCCCTCCCGGATAGGGGAAATCGCCATTGGAATATACTTCGAGCTGGTGAACATCGTAGTTCAGGTAAACGATATACCGCCTGAGAAAGGCATAACCCATGATGCCGTCTATCCGCAAGCCATAGGTGCTGGTAAGCAGGTCGTAGTTATTAATATGGAAATCCAGGCTGTCTACCGTCAGGCCCGGGAGGTGCAGACGGTGGTTGTATGCAAAATTCACTTTGCGCGATCCTGCAATACCCCTGATAGTACGTTCAGAGGCGACAGAAGTTATCTTCATTTCTTCGGCGGTAAGTGAGTCCAGGGAAATGCCGCCCGACCCGGTGTCGAAAACAAAATTCAGGGAATCGGGATGTCCGTCGATAGTGGCCCGGATGATAATGATGCCACCGGTGAGCATTTTAAACGGGAAATGGGTCAGCAGCTTTGCCCGGGGAGGTTCAAAAGCAACGGCTGCCCACGCTTTGTGGAAAGCGCCGAAGAAAACAGGAAATAAAGCAATTACCGCCAGCAACTTCATATAAGAAACTTTGCATAACATATGGCCAATCTGCCATAAGTTACGTTGGTTTAGGTGCCAAACCAAGCCATTGCTGTAATTATTTGTTGTTTTCCATGCAAGAGCATTGTAGTACCTTTGACGTCTACACAACGGAGCAAGATGAATTTAGATGGATTGTACCAGAAGGCGCTGGATTTTGAGTTTTTAAGCATTGAGGAAGGTATGTTCCTGTTTACACATGCCCCTCTTACAGAACTCATGTTCGTTGCCGATGAGCTGCGGAAAAAACAGGTTCCTCATGGCAGGGTTACCTGGCAGATCGACCGTAACGTAAATACGACGAACGTATGTACTGCCAACTGCAAGTTTTGTAATTTCTACCGTATTCCCGGTCATAGCGAGGCTTATATCACCGATATAGAAACCTATAAGAAAAAGATAAGTGAAACGCTGCGGTTTGGCGGCGACCAGCTGTTATTACAGGGCGGCCACCATCCCAAGCTGGGCTTAAGCTTTTATACCGATCTGTTCAGGGAGCTGAAGACCTTGTTCCCGGATATCAAGCTTCATACGCTTGGCCCACCCGAGGTAGCGCATATCTGCAAGCTTGAAAAAATGAGCCACCATGATGTGCTGAAAGCGCTGAAAGAAGCCGGTATGGATTCACTTCCCGGTGCGGGCGCTGAAATACTGATAGACCGGGTACGCCGCCTCATCAGCAAAGGCAAATGCGGATCGGACGAATGGCTGGCCATCATGCACGAAGCCCATAAGCTTGATATCACCACCAGCGCCACCATGATGTTTGGTCATGTGGAAACCCTGGAAGAGCGTTTTATTCACCTGGCCCGTATCAGGGAAGTGCAGGCAATGAAACCTGAGTCGGCCAAAGGATTCCTGGCATTTATACCCTGGACATTCCAGGATGTAGATACACTGCTTGCGCGGATCCGTGGGGTGCACAATCTTACTACTCCCGACGAGTATATCCGCATGATCGCCATGAGCCGCATCATGCTTCCCAACGTAAAGAATGTGCAGGCAAGCTGGTTAACGGTAGGCAAACAAACTGCGCAGATCTGCCTTCATGCCGGCGCCAACGACTGGGGCAGTATTATGATCGAGGAAAACGTGGTAAGTGCTGCCGGGGCTCCTCACAGGTTCACCTACAGAACCATGCAGGAAGCCATCAAAGAAGCCGGATTTCAGCCTCAACTGCGCAACCAGCAGTATGAGTGGCGCGAGATCCCGCAGGCCATTGTTGAGCAGGTAATCGATTATTAAATGCATTACAAATAGCCGATAGGCGCTTAAAACTGCCCTCCCTTTACCAGGAGAGGGCAGTTTTTTTTCGGAAAACCAAAGCTGTCAGCAGCGTATAGGATAAGCGAACAAAATCAGGTGATTCATGCGGGAGGGATGGGCTACAGGATTAGCGGCATTGCATACCTGTTTTCAGAGCGTGTTTATTACAAAGCGGTACCCCACTCCTTTTATTGTTATTATTTCGAGCGAGGGGTCGTTTTTGAGATAGGAGCGCAACCTGGTAATGTATACATCGAGGTTCCTGCTGTTAAAGAAAGAGTCGTTGCCCCAGAATTCGTTTAAGATGGTGCGGCGGTCGATAATAGTGCTGCGATGCTGCCACAGGAATTTCAACAGTTCGCTTTCGCGGTAGGATAATCTCCTTTCTCCCTCTTCACCCATCAGGACCTGGCGTTGCAGGAAAAAACGGTATTTTCCCAATGAAATAAGATCTGTACGGCCGGGAGGTTCCGGCGCCTGATTTCTTCCCTGCATAAGGTTTTCAATCCGTACAATAAGCTCTTCCATGCTAAAAGGCTTTCGGACATAGTCGTTACCGCCCAGCTTAAAGCCTTTTACCACGTCTTCGGTTTGCACTTTGGCCGTGAGGAAAATGATGGGGACATTGCGGTTTGAAGAGCGGATGACTTCTGCCAGTTCAAAGCCGTTTAAACCCGGCAACATTACATCGAGAACACAGATATCGGGCAGCTCGCGCTGGAAAGTACGCCACGCCATGTTGCCATCTGTTTCCATGGTAACCTGGAAGCCCCTGCTTTCCAATGTTTCCTTTACAATTTTTCCCAGGAACAATTCGTCTTCTACATATAATACTTTAATGCTACTCATGATCCAGGGGAAGTTTTACTGTAAATGTACTGCCTTTGCCCTCTTCACTCGTTACGGTAACAGAGCCCTTATGCAAGCTTATAATATGCGCTACATAACTTAACCCCAGGCCATATCCCCGTGTCTGGTGCCGGTCGTTATAAGGTATGCGAAAGAACTTTTCAAAGATCTTCTGCGTATACACCGGGGCAATCCCTATTCCATTATCTGCTACTTCGAGGTACACGGAATCCTGCTGTTTAAACAGGCTAATATTAATAACAGGATGTCCGGGGCTGTATTTAATGGCATTATCGAGCAGGTTATAGACCACACTTGTCAGGTGCATTTTATCGGCATAAACCGCAGGCAGATCGTCGCTGCATTTCACCTGAACCGAAGCATTTGCTTTTTCCAGTTGCAGTTTCATACCGGTTAGCACATCATGCACCAGTGTCGCCATATCAACGGGAGCGGGTTGTAATGCAACAGCCCTATTCTCAAACATCGAGAGTCGCAATACCTTGTCGATAAGCAGGTTCAGCCTTTGCAGTTCTACTGCCGAGATATCGAGATATTCCCGGGTGCGCTCCGTATCTTCCAGCACATTAAAATTACGCAGGGCCTCTATGGCTACATTCACTGTTGCCACTGGTGTTTTAAGTTCGTGTGTGATGTTGCTGATGAATTCATTTTTCATGTCGGCAAGGCGGCGTTGAACCAGCATATTCCTATATAAAAAAATAAACGAAACAGTAGTAATGCCCAATAACAGTAATGAAAAGAGAAAGGGTTGCAGCAGTTGTTTTGCGATATAAGGAAAGGGATTGTCAAACACGGCATAGTATGCCCAGGGTGCATTGAATCCCGACATAGCAAAACGGGTGACCAACCCGGCGCCTGTTATCTGTGGAACAGAGTCCATAGCTGCTCTTCTGTTATGTAATGTTGTTCGTTTAAGGATAAACCCAAGACCGATATGATCCTGCTGTAATAGATGCAGGTAACGTGGTTCCAGTTTCCGCAAGGGGATAGAATCGTCGACCTTTTTTAGTGCTTCCAGCAGTTTCTTTACATCCTGGGAGTCTCTTCCACCGTGTGATTTACTATTTTCAGAAAGACTATCTATCATATGGGCGATGGCCATGTTAATGACAGGCGGGGGTGGAAGGTCGTCGCGTTCATGAAAATGCATTCTGAAGTTTCCGCCGGCCGATGTTCTTTGTTTAAGCAGGCTGTCGAGCCCGGCTTCTTTGCCTGTGGATATTGCAAATGCTATTCTTCTTTTGCCGGGGGCAGCCGAATCGTTAAAAGACAGGTGTAGGCCCTTCATACGTTCGGCCTGCACCTGTTGCACGGCTTCCCTGAGCAACAGGTCTGTTTTACGTTGCAGGGTGTTGTATTCCGTTTTATATTGTTGCGTAAGCCAATAGCACAGGAAACCCGCAATCAGCAATAGCGTTGCCGACATCAATAACCTCGATAAATACAGCCTGTTGATCATACACGTGCCATAAGTATACAAATGTACATATTAGCCTGCGGGAGGGCGGGGCATTAACCTTAATTAACCTTATAGCAGGAATGCTTAACAATACCTCAGGTTAGATTTGGAGGGAATAAATAACGTATTATGAAACGAATCCTACTATCGGCATGTGGGCTGGCTCTGGCTGGTATTACGATGGCGCAGGTAAAAGAAGGCACCGTTGTATATGAGCGCAAGATGAATATTCACAGGCGGATCAAAGATGAGCAGATGAAAGCGATGATCCCTGAATTCCGGACCGACAAGCAACAACTGCTTTTCAATGACAGTACTTCGGTATATAAAGCTGTTCCCGATGATACGGCTCCTGATCCATTTGCAGGCGGTGGCCGTGGGGGTGGCGGGTTTGGTGGCCCGGGCGGCGGTGGTGGTGGCTTTGGAGGTCCTGGCGGCGGAGGTGGCCAGCGAATGGGCCCTCCACCGGGTATGGGATCGCAGAACAGGATACTGTTTATCAACTACAACAACCAGCTTATCACAGAACAAACCGAACTGGGTGAGAAAACTTACCTGATCAAAGATACACTGCACCAGCAGCCCTGGAAACTAACCGACGAGACCAAACAGATATTGAACTATACCTGCAAAAAGGCTACTATGACCAATGCCAATGGGCAAAACCTGGTAGCCTGGTATACGGAAGCCATCACCCTTCCTGCCGGACCCGAATCTTTTAACGGGTTACCCGGCCTGGTATTACAGCTTGACATCAACGACGGCGAACTATTATATACTGCACAGGAAATAAGTAAGGAAGCAGATAAGAAGGCATTAAAGGCGCCTTCGAAAGGTAAAGCTATTACCCGCGCTGAATACAAGGAAAAAATAGACGAAATGTTCAAGAACCGCGGACAAGGAGGAGGAGGACGTACTATTCTCATCGCTCCTTAAATTTTATCCCCCCAATTACATCGGCGGAGGTCCCATTAAAACGGGACCTCTTCCTGTTTTAAGACCCGACTTATGAAGGCTGTAGGTGAAGCCCAATGTGAAATACCGGTTCAACACATTATATCTCTGGTCAACAATATAGCTCTGGTTTGCCGACCTTGTAATTCCCACATTTTTATTTAAAAGGTCGAATGCCGACACCTTGACTTCTGCACGCTTATTCTTCAAGAAGCTTTTTGCAATGGAGGCATTCCATAACGGGACCTGGGTATTGAATCCATTTGTACGGCCCGAATTGAGAACATAATTAAACTGGTTATTGATAA
The Filimonas effusa genome window above contains:
- a CDS encoding aspartyl protease family protein, whose translation is MKLLAVIALFPVFFGAFHKAWAAVAFEPPRAKLLTHFPFKMLTGGIIIIRATIDGHPDSLNFVFDTGSGGISLDSLTAEEMKITSVASERTIRGIAGSRKVNFAYNHRLHLPGLTVDSLDFHINNYDLLTSTYGLRIDGIMGYAFLRRYIVYLNYDVHQLEVYSNGDFPYPGGGYFLKPGFSALPFQPVTTKDAKKITAKYYLDTGAGLCMLFSRSFIRDSGLLSPKRQLLPTQAEGLGGKKSMEITFIKELKIGPYRFRRVPVYIFDDDFNVTSYPSLGGLLGNDIMRRFNVVLNYAEQTIHIKPNQSYLEAFDYSYTGMSIYLIEDIITVVDIVKGSPAGKAGFLPGDKIISINNHFSADIQTYKSLLQHANTTCRVLVSRGGSLYDLKLKIGNILRPR
- the mqnC gene encoding cyclic dehypoxanthinyl futalosine synthase, coding for MNLDGLYQKALDFEFLSIEEGMFLFTHAPLTELMFVADELRKKQVPHGRVTWQIDRNVNTTNVCTANCKFCNFYRIPGHSEAYITDIETYKKKISETLRFGGDQLLLQGGHHPKLGLSFYTDLFRELKTLFPDIKLHTLGPPEVAHICKLEKMSHHDVLKALKEAGMDSLPGAGAEILIDRVRRLISKGKCGSDEWLAIMHEAHKLDITTSATMMFGHVETLEERFIHLARIREVQAMKPESAKGFLAFIPWTFQDVDTLLARIRGVHNLTTPDEYIRMIAMSRIMLPNVKNVQASWLTVGKQTAQICLHAGANDWGSIMIEENVVSAAGAPHRFTYRTMQEAIKEAGFQPQLRNQQYEWREIPQAIVEQVIDY
- a CDS encoding response regulator transcription factor, encoding MSSIKVLYVEDELFLGKIVKETLESRGFQVTMETDGNMAWRTFQRELPDICVLDVMLPGLNGFELAEVIRSSNRNVPIIFLTAKVQTEDVVKGFKLGGNDYVRKPFSMEELIVRIENLMQGRNQAPEPPGRTDLISLGKYRFFLQRQVLMGEEGERRLSYRESELLKFLWQHRSTIIDRRTILNEFWGNDSFFNSRNLDVYITRLRSYLKNDPSLEIITIKGVGYRFVINTL
- a CDS encoding sensor histidine kinase — translated: MINRLYLSRLLMSATLLLIAGFLCYWLTQQYKTEYNTLQRKTDLLLREAVQQVQAERMKGLHLSFNDSAAPGKRRIAFAISTGKEAGLDSLLKQRTSAGGNFRMHFHERDDLPPPPVINMAIAHMIDSLSENSKSHGGRDSQDVKKLLEALKKVDDSIPLRKLEPRYLHLLQQDHIGLGFILKRTTLHNRRAAMDSVPQITGAGLVTRFAMSGFNAPWAYYAVFDNPFPYIAKQLLQPFLFSLLLLGITTVSFIFLYRNMLVQRRLADMKNEFISNITHELKTPVATVNVAIEALRNFNVLEDTERTREYLDISAVELQRLNLLIDKVLRLSMFENRAVALQPAPVDMATLVHDVLTGMKLQLEKANASVQVKCSDDLPAVYADKMHLTSVVYNLLDNAIKYSPGHPVINISLFKQQDSVYLEVADNGIGIAPVYTQKIFEKFFRIPYNDRHQTRGYGLGLSYVAHIISLHKGSVTVTSEEGKGSTFTVKLPLDHE
- a CDS encoding GLPGLI family protein; the protein is MKRILLSACGLALAGITMAQVKEGTVVYERKMNIHRRIKDEQMKAMIPEFRTDKQQLLFNDSTSVYKAVPDDTAPDPFAGGGRGGGGFGGPGGGGGGFGGPGGGGGQRMGPPPGMGSQNRILFINYNNQLITEQTELGEKTYLIKDTLHQQPWKLTDETKQILNYTCKKATMTNANGQNLVAWYTEAITLPAGPESFNGLPGLVLQLDINDGELLYTAQEISKEADKKALKAPSKGKAITRAEYKEKIDEMFKNRGQGGGGRTILIAP